A section of the Humulus lupulus chromosome 2, drHumLupu1.1, whole genome shotgun sequence genome encodes:
- the LOC133817812 gene encoding zinc finger protein CONSTANS-LIKE 1 gives MMKDETTGAGGGGGGAGTKAWARVCDTCRAAACTVYCRADSAYLCAGCDARIHAANRVASRHERVWVCEACERAPAAFICKADAASLCATCDADIHSANPLARRHHRVPVLPISGCLHGPPATDRVGSTLVGGTGDGFLSHEGNEGIDDIQNPEDEDENEAASWLLLNPVKNGQNQGNGFLFGGEVDEYLDLVEYNSGVDNQFGDHQYGQTNNQMPQSYGVSQQKSYGGDSVVPVQCVDGKSQLQHQQNQTGFQLGLDFESSKSGYSYNGSISHSVSVSSMDVSVVPDSTMSDISISHPRPPKGTIDLFSGPPIQMPTQLTPMDREARVLRYREKKKTRKFEKTIRYASRKAYAETRPRIKGRFAKRTDVEVEVDQMFSTALMTEAGYGIVPSF, from the exons ATGATGAAGGACGAGACCACCGGCGCCGGAGGTGGCGGAGGAGGAGCAGGGACCAAGGCATGGGCAAGAGTGTGCGACACTTGCAGAGCAGCGGCCTGCACTGTCTACTGCAGGGCTGACTCGGCATACCTCTGCGCAGGTTGCGACGCTCGGATCCACGCTGCCAACCGTGTGGCATCGCGGCACGAGCGGGTTTGGGTCTGCGAGGCATGCGAGCGTGCCCCGGCGGCCTTTATCTGCAAGGCAGACGCTGCTTCGCTCTGCGCCACCTGTGATGCTGACATCCACTCGGCGAACCCGCTCGCCAGGCGTCACCACCGGGTCCCTGTACTTCCTATATCGGGGTGTCTTCACGGCCCTCCAGCAACTGACCGGGTCGGATCGACCTTGGTTGGGGGAACCGGTGATGGGTTCTTGTCCCACGAGGGTAACGAGGGGATTGATGATATTCAGAATCCGGAAGACGAGGACGAGAATGAAGCGGCGTCGTGGCTTTTGCTGAATCCGGTTAAGAACGGTCAGAATCAGGGGAATGGGTTCTTGTTTGGCGGGGAAGTGGACGAGTATTTGGATCTTGTGGAGTACAATTCCGGTGTCGACAACCAGTTTGGTGATCATCAGTACGGTCAGACCAATAATCAGATGCCGCAGAGTTACGGTGTTTCGCAGCAGAAAAGCTATGGTGGCGATAGTGTGGTTCCGGTTCAGTGTGTGGATGGGAAAAGCCAGTTGCAGCATCAGCAGAACCAGACTGGTTTTCAACTGGGATTGGACTTTGAATCCTCAAAATCTGGCTACAGTTACAATGGTTCAATTAGTCACAGT GTTTCTGTATCATCAATGGATGTGAGCGTTGTACCAGACTCGACCATGAGCGATATCTCTATCTCCCACCCACGACCACCTAAAGGGACAATAGACCTTTTCTCAGGGCCCCCAATTCAAATGCCGACCCAACTGACTCCAATGGACAGAGAAGCAAGAGTCCTAAGGTACAGAGAGAAAAAAAAGACAAGGAAGTTTGAGAAGACAATAAGGTATGCCTCAAGGAAGGCCTATGCAGAGACCAGACCAAGGATCAAAGGCAGGTTTGCCAAAAGAACAGATGTAGAAGTCGAAGTTGACCAGATGTTCTCCACAGCTCTAATGACAGAAGCTGGATATGGCATTGTCCcatcattttaa
- the LOC133814252 gene encoding phosphatidate cytidylyltransferase 1-like — MQKDNTSTPLTPTGRVRHRRRSNEVVPDVSIANGGNLLVDDSNKYRSMWIRACSSVWMIGGFAFIIYMGHLCITAMIVVIQIFMAKELFNLLRRDHEERHLPGFRLLNWLFFFTGMLFLYGRILSQRLFNTITSDNFLHQFVSSLIKYHMVICYTLYIAGFVWFIITLKKKRMYKYQFGQYAWTHMIMIIVFTQSSFTVANIFEGIIWFLLPATLIVINDIPAYFFGFFFGRTPLIKLSPKKTWEGFIDASVTTVISAFLVSLFFLCDAHLAFLYIFLRFRNCSITKLNLVSYSVIK; from the exons ATGCAGAAGGATAACACTAGCACCCCATTAACACCAACTGGTCGGGTTCGACATCGAAGACGTTCAAATGAG GTTGTTCCAGATGTTAGTATAGCCAATGGAGGCAATTTACTTGTTGATGACAGTAACAAGTACAGGTCTATGTGGATACGGGCATGCTCTTCTGTTTGGATGATTGGGGGATTTGCATTCATTATATATATGGGTCATCTCTGTATTACTGCTATGATAGTTGTTATCCAAATCTTTATGGCGAAAGAGTTGTTCAACCTACTAAGGCGAGACCATGAAGAGAGGCATCTCCCAGGATTTAGGCTGTTAAATTG GCTCTTCTTCTTCACTGGCATGTTATTTTTATATGGTCGCATTCTCAGTCAACGGCTTTTTAATACTATAACTTCGGACAACTTTCTCCATCAGTTTGTTAGCAGCCTTATCAAGTATCATATGGTTATTTGCTACACCTTATATATCGCAG GTTTTGTGTGGTTCATCATTAcattgaagaagaagaggatgTACAAATATCAATTTGGTCAGTATGCATGGACACACATGATCATGATTATTGTGTTTACCCAGTCCTCTTTCACAGTAGCCAACATTTTCGAAGGAATTATCTG GTTTCTTCTTCCAGCAACACTTATAGTTATCAACGACATTCCTGCATATTTCTTTGGGTTCTTTTTTGGAAGAACCCCATTGATCAAATTATCTCCAAAAAAAACTTGGGAGGGATTCATTGATGCTTCTGTTACAACTGTCATATCTGCATTTTTGGTAAGCTTATTTTTCCTATGCGATGCACATTTAGCATTCTTGTACATATTCCTGAGATTTAGGAACTGTAGCATTACAAAGTTAAATTTAGTTTCCTACTCAGTTATAAAGTGA